A DNA window from Coffea arabica cultivar ET-39 chromosome 6c, Coffea Arabica ET-39 HiFi, whole genome shotgun sequence contains the following coding sequences:
- the LOC113694182 gene encoding uncharacterized protein isoform X1 produces the protein MPVRVPESSMPSQVSDNEATSKKAENDDNAGNTTLPPCTLLSVGQAFSGTQNVSSLQKDEAWRVNVRILGCDLDHGYLCGTMEALNVPMADTPVITFWEGEIVDTKNYTFFTNKWGATSDDDIKHWTKFPSFSPLQSQVETDGGKSLDLSNYPYIFMRWKEQYFVNVGTDCGLTIAGFYYVCFSCSDGSVSGFYYDPNSSPFQKLELRSINEGRSGFSFSSYQLQ, from the exons ATGCCGGTGAGAGTGCCCGAGTCTTCTATGCCGTCCCAAGTATCGG ATAACGAAGCTACAAGCAAGAAAGCGGAAAACG ATGATAATGCAGGAAATACTACACTTCCACCTTGTACCCTACTGAGTGTTGGCCAG GCTTTCTCTGGGACGCAGAATGTCTCAAGCCTACAGAAGGATGAAGCTTGGAGAGTAAATGTTCGAATTCTGGGTTGTGACCTTGATCATGGGTATTTATGTGGCACAATGGAGGCCCTTAATGTTCCTATGGCAGACACACCA GTGATTACTTTCTGGGAAGGCGAGATTGTTGATACCAAGAACTATACTTTTTTCACTAACAAGTGGGGTGCGAC TTCAGATGATGACATAAAGCACTGGACCAAATTCCCATCTTTCTCTCCCCTTCAG AGCCAAGTGGAAACTGATGGCGGGAAATCTTTGGATTTGAGTAACTATCCATACATATTTATG AGATGGAAAGAGCAGTACTTTGTGAATGTTGGAACGGACTGTGGACTTACAATTGCTGGTTTTTACTATGTTTGTTTCTCCTGCAGTGATGGGTCTGTTAGTGGCTTCTACTATGATCCTAACAGCAG TCCTTTCCAGAAGTTGGAATTGAGGTCCATTAACGAGGGCAGATCAGGATTCAGTTTTTCCTCATACCAGTTGCAATAA
- the LOC113692017 gene encoding uncharacterized protein, which yields MSQSPENVQDPLKPWKYILFPPLKATDALTAFMKGFFVVCLVASISLVALSYFSTTTNYRRCSGCEDQAPLVHSASDYHTNGETQISHILFGIGGSAKTWNNRRRYNELWWRPNITRGFVWLDEEPAEDMKWPETSPPYKVSEDTSGFKYTSGYGSRSAVRIARIVKQSFELGVGNVRWFVMGDDDTVFFTENLVTVLGKYDHNQMYYVGGISESVEQDVIHSYTMGYGGGGFAISYPLAAELVRVLDGCINRYASFYGSDQKIGGCMSEIGVPITRELGFHQLDIRGNPYGLLAAHPLAPLVSLHHLDYVQPLFPGTNRIDSVKILVKAYRSDPSRALQHSFCYDLKRNWSISVSWGYTIQLYPSLVTAKDLATPLQTFLTWRSWSQDPFTFNTRVLSLDPCKRPVTYFFDGVTKVGDGGTMTSYMRPPQPRKKCGNGKYRPALSVQMFNVSAPILDPNVWKKAPRRQCCEVINGGDRAGVVRMKIRGCSRWESVTPP from the exons ATGTCTCAATCCCCGGAAAACGTTCAGGACCCGCTTAAACCGTGGAAATACATACTCTTCCCTCCCTTAAAAGCCACCGATGCTTTGACTGCATTCATGAAGGGCTTTTTTGTAGTATGCCTCGTTGCGTCCATCTCTCTAGTCGCCTTGTCATATTTCTCCACCACAACTAATTACAGAAGGTGTTCAGGTTGTGAGGATCAAGCCCCCCTCGTACACTCCGCTAGTGATTATCACACTAATGGAGAAACTCAGATTTCTCATATTCTTTTTGGTATTGGGGGCTCCGCTAAGACCTGGAACAATCGCCGTCGGTACAATGAACTGTGGTGGAGGCCCAATATCACTCGGGGGTTCGTTTGGCTTGATGAAGAGCCGGCCGAAGATATGAAATGGCCTGAGACTTCACCGCCGTATAAAGTCTCAGAGGACACATCTGGGTTCAAGTACACCAGCGGGTACGGGTCTCGGTCGGCGGTGCGCATCGCGCGGATAGTGAAGCAGAGTTTCGAGCTTGGGGTAGGCAACGTAAGGTGGTTCGTAATGGGTGACGACGATACGGTGTTTTTCACCGAGAATCTGGTGACTGTGCTGGGCAAGTATGATCACAACCAGATGTACTACGTTGGTGGGATTTCGGAGAGCGTGGAGCAGGACGTGATACACTCCTACACTATGGGCTACGGCGGCGGGGGGTTCGCCATCAGCTACCCTCTCGCCGCTGAGCTTGTGAGGGTGTTGGACGGCTGCATTAATCGCTACGCCTCTTTCTACGGCTCTGATCAGAAGATTGGGGGTTGCATGAGCGAGATTGGCGTGCCAATCACCAGGGAGCTCGGTTTCCATCAG TTGGACATACGTGGAAACCCGTATGGATTGCTTGCCGCGCACCCATTGGCGCCACTGGTGTCACTGCACCATCTGGACTACGTGCAGCCCCTGTTTCCGGGCACCAATCGCATTGACTCCGTCAAGATTCTGGTTAAGGCTTACAGGTCCGACCCAAGCCGGGCACTGCAACACAGCTTCTGCTACGACCTCAAGCGGAATTGGTCAATTTCCGTATCGTGGGGCTACACCATTCAGCTGTACCCATCCTTGGTGACGGCGAAAGATCTGGCCACGCCCCTGCAGACATTCTTAACTTGGAGGTCCTGGAGTCAAGACCCATTTACGTTCAATACCAGGGTGCTCAGCCTGGATCCGTGCAAGAGACCCGTCACGTACTTCTTTGACGGCGTTACGAAGGTTGGTGATGGTGGGACCATGACTTCGTACATGAGGCCTCCGCAGCCCAGGAAAAAATGTGGGAACGGCAAATATCGTCCTGCCTTGTCCGTTCAGATGTTCAATGTCTCTGCGCCCATTTTAGATCCCAACGTATGGAAGAag GCACCACGTAGACAATGTTGCGAGGTGATCAACGGAGGAGACAGGGCCGGCGTTGTGCGGATGAAAATAAGGGGCTGCAGTCGGTGGGAATCGGTAACACCCCCGTGA
- the LOC140008155 gene encoding protein PSK SIMULATOR 1-like, with product MGWLLELSARKHGDDVQKSNQLGILAFETAKTMSKLVSLYKSLSHDQISRLAREVITSQGIAYLNSMDEGLLFGLACAERLEDLDKTATAVAQLGQKCRDFGLKRFDLVYNELKLGIVDLWKLGHGSKHVEKKVQKMEKLIAATASLYSSLDALAELEISERKLGQWKHKGPSMQGKPNFQLFKEKLEKQRKQVHHLREVSLWSQTFDKSVHLMARVVCFVYARLYVVFGPYVPVLSSVSLGNLRPSHQKEILKDSPAQCCIIAQLMNEQIHSHSGPIPTASNSKLRMVRFYSRKSVFFLDEDDDLGDRKVSRSNRVFHAAGPSTVGGSGLALRYANVILLAEKCLDSAESLDPETRESLYQMLPENVKSLVKSKLSKNVKGTEDDQLLAVGWREALRGIMGWLAPMAHDTVQWHLERNPEKMKFDLKPTVLLLQTLHFSDKEKTEAAIAEVLVSLSCIFKHENCILSCESS from the coding sequence ATGGGTTGGCTCTTGGAGTTGAGCGCTCGAAAACATGGTGACGATGTGCAGAAATCTAACCAATTAGGAATCCTCGCGTTCGAGACCGCAAAGACCATGTCCAAATTAGTCTCCTTGTATAAATCCCTTTCTCATGACCAGATTTCCAGGCTTGCACGTGAGGTAATCACATCTCAGGGGATTGCGTATTTGAATTCTATGGATGAAGGCCTTCTTTTCGGCCTTGCTTGCGCAGAGAGGCTTGAAGATCTCGATAAAACTGCAACTGCCGTGGCTCAATTGGGCCAGAAATGCAGGGACTTCGGGTTGAAACGGTTCGACCTCGTTTACAACGAACTCAAGCTGGGCATCGTTGATTTGTGGAAGCTGGGGCACGGGTCGAAACACGTTGAGAAGAAGGTTCAGAAGATGGAGAAGTTGATCGCTGCCACTGCGAGTTTGTACTCGTCGTTGGATGCTCTTGCGGAATTGGAAATCTCCGAGAGGAAGCTGGGTCAATGGAAGCACAAGGGGCCATCCATGCAAGGcaagccaaatttccagcttttcAAAGAAAAACTGGAAAAGCAGAGGAAGCAGGTTCACCATTTGAGAGAGGTCTCCTTGTGGAGCCAGACGTTTGATAAGAGTGTTCACCTGATGGCCCGCGTTGTATGCTTCGTATATGCCCGGCTTTATGTTGTGTTCGGCCCCTACGTTCCGGTTCTTTCATCAGTTTCGTTGGGGAACCTGAGGCCATCCCATCAGAAAGAAATTCTCAAAGATTCGCCGGCCCAGTGTTGTATCATTGCTCAGCTGATGAATGAACAGATACATTCACACTCCGGACCAATTCCCACCGCCTCAAACTCTAAGTTGAGAATGGTCAGGTTTTACAGCCGCAAATCAGTTTTCTTCTTGGACGAAGATGATGATTTGGGAGATAGAAAAGTTTCCAGAAGTAACAGGGTGTTTCATGCAGCAGGGCCTTCAACTGTGGGTGGCTCAGGGCTTGCATTGCGCTATGCAAATGTGATTTTATTGGCAGAAAAGTGCTTGGATTCAGCCGAATCATTAGACCCTGAGACACGAGAATCTTTGTATCAAATGTTGCCGGAGAATGTTAAGTCGTTGGTGAAATCAAAGCTGAGCAAGAATGTGAAAGGTACAGAGGATGATCAATTACTGGCAGTGGGGTGGAGAGAGGCCTTGAGAGGCATAATGGGGTGGCTAGCGCCAATGGCACATGACACGGTGCAATGGCATCTAGAGAGAAATCCAGAGAAGATGAAGTTCGATTTAAAACCTACAGTCTTGTTATTACAAACCTTGCATTTTTCGGATAAAGAGAAGACCGAAGCTGCCATTGCCGAAGTCCTAGTTAGCCTGAGCTGTATATTTAAGCACGAGAACTGCATCTTGTCGTGCGAGTCATCATGA
- the LOC113692170 gene encoding putative cyclin-D7-1 isoform X2: protein MMESLLCNEVWLMMSPVLDHDEVHANEALEYCNVNCGYHSTSTTSLYSNSEDCQRAFISFLEKEAFYMPERGYLKLVKENCSTDSGRFKAIHWFVESQRRLNLSLETVFRAANYLDRFGSLKDCQVRNDWMFELVSVACLSIAFKFETNAPNTEGLEHSFESSLIQRMELILLKALEWRLCPTTSYSYLELLTRSIDPLNRHFVQELITELLVKALLDSSFSEFRPCIIALSAIQRISKEFLSTINDSLCSHFSVLIPPDQKDDLIKCCKMMMDLCHTSTSAKKISCINCPSSPVTVLGTHSCCDFCDCQIDHSLLLTINSPDINYFGGSTKKRKREQEEGGV, encoded by the exons ATGATGGAGAGTCTGCTGTGCAACGAGGTTTGGCTTATGATGAGTCCTGTCCTGGATCATGACGAGGTACATGCAAATGAAGCACTTGAATATTGCAATGTAAACTGCGGCTATCATTCTACTAGTACTACATCCTTGTACTCCAACTCCGAAGACTGTCAGCGGGCTTTCATTAGTTTTCTTGAAAAGGAGGCTTTTTACATGCCTGAACGAGGTTATTTGAAGCTAGTCAAAGAAAACTGTTCGACAGACAGTGGTAGGTTTAAAGCGATACACTGGTTTGTTGAA TCTCAAAGGCGGCTGAATCTCTCCCTTGAAACTGTCTTCAGGGCCGCAAATTACCTTGATCGGTTCGGTTCTCTCAAAGATTGCCAA GTTCGGAATGATTGGATGTTCGAGCTAGTGTCTGTTGCATGCCTATCTATTGCTTTCAAGTTCGAAACCAACGCCCctaat ACGGAGGGTCTTGAGCATTCCTTTGAATCAAGCTTAATCCAACGGATGGAATTGATTCTTTTAAAAGCTTTAGAATGGCGGCTTTGTCCAACCACATCATATTCGTACCTAGAATTGTTGACGCGGAGCATTGATCCCCTGAACAGACACTTCGTCCAGGAGCTGATCACCGAGCTTTTGGTCAAGGCACTTTTAG ATTCTAGCTTCTCGGAGTTTCGGCCCTGTATTATTGCCTTGTCTGCCATACAACGGATTTCCAAAGAGTTTCTGTCAACAATAAATGACTCTCTGTGCTCCCATTTCAGCGTCCTCATCCCTCCAGATCAAAAG GATGATTTAATCAAGTGCTGTAAGATGATGATGGATTTATGCCACACTAGTACTTCTGCTAAGAAGATTAGCTGCATTAATTGTCCTTCCAGTCCCGTGACCGTCTTGGGCACGCATTCTTGCTGTGATTTCTGTGACTGCCAAATTGATCATTCCTTGTTGTTAACAATTAACAGCCCGGACATAAATTACTTCGGAGGATCGACAAAAAAGAGGAAGAGAGAACAAGAAGAGGGCGGTGTCTGA
- the LOC113692170 gene encoding putative cyclin-D7-1 isoform X1 — protein MMESLLCNEVWLMMSPVLDHDEVHANEALEYCNVNCGYHSTSTTSLYSNSEDCQRAFISFLEKEAFYMPERGYLKLVKENCSTDSGRFKAIHWFVESQRRLNLSLETVFRAANYLDRFGSLKDCQVRNDWMFELVSVACLSIAFKFETNAPNVLNEIQTEGLEHSFESSLIQRMELILLKALEWRLCPTTSYSYLELLTRSIDPLNRHFVQELITELLVKALLDSSFSEFRPCIIALSAIQRISKEFLSTINDSLCSHFSVLIPPDQKDDLIKCCKMMMDLCHTSTSAKKISCINCPSSPVTVLGTHSCCDFCDCQIDHSLLLTINSPDINYFGGSTKKRKREQEEGGV, from the exons ATGATGGAGAGTCTGCTGTGCAACGAGGTTTGGCTTATGATGAGTCCTGTCCTGGATCATGACGAGGTACATGCAAATGAAGCACTTGAATATTGCAATGTAAACTGCGGCTATCATTCTACTAGTACTACATCCTTGTACTCCAACTCCGAAGACTGTCAGCGGGCTTTCATTAGTTTTCTTGAAAAGGAGGCTTTTTACATGCCTGAACGAGGTTATTTGAAGCTAGTCAAAGAAAACTGTTCGACAGACAGTGGTAGGTTTAAAGCGATACACTGGTTTGTTGAA TCTCAAAGGCGGCTGAATCTCTCCCTTGAAACTGTCTTCAGGGCCGCAAATTACCTTGATCGGTTCGGTTCTCTCAAAGATTGCCAA GTTCGGAATGATTGGATGTTCGAGCTAGTGTCTGTTGCATGCCTATCTATTGCTTTCAAGTTCGAAACCAACGCCCctaatgtattgaatgaaatcCAG ACGGAGGGTCTTGAGCATTCCTTTGAATCAAGCTTAATCCAACGGATGGAATTGATTCTTTTAAAAGCTTTAGAATGGCGGCTTTGTCCAACCACATCATATTCGTACCTAGAATTGTTGACGCGGAGCATTGATCCCCTGAACAGACACTTCGTCCAGGAGCTGATCACCGAGCTTTTGGTCAAGGCACTTTTAG ATTCTAGCTTCTCGGAGTTTCGGCCCTGTATTATTGCCTTGTCTGCCATACAACGGATTTCCAAAGAGTTTCTGTCAACAATAAATGACTCTCTGTGCTCCCATTTCAGCGTCCTCATCCCTCCAGATCAAAAG GATGATTTAATCAAGTGCTGTAAGATGATGATGGATTTATGCCACACTAGTACTTCTGCTAAGAAGATTAGCTGCATTAATTGTCCTTCCAGTCCCGTGACCGTCTTGGGCACGCATTCTTGCTGTGATTTCTGTGACTGCCAAATTGATCATTCCTTGTTGTTAACAATTAACAGCCCGGACATAAATTACTTCGGAGGATCGACAAAAAAGAGGAAGAGAGAACAAGAAGAGGGCGGTGTCTGA
- the LOC113691339 gene encoding light-harvesting complex-like protein OHP1, chloroplastic has protein sequence MAKVGSGTSHQAMAASPAISSSFLPLPAIASLHQTQNHQLYFLHNNPTLRTSSRSQKRLVFKVQAAKLPAGVELPKEVPKFQPPFLGFTRTAEIWNSRTCMVGLIGIFIVELILNKGILQIIGVEVGKGLDLPL, from the exons ATGGCTAAGGTTGGAAGCGGTACCAGCCACCAGGCAATGGCTGCGTCGCCggcaatttcttcttctttcctccCACTCCCGGCCATCGCATCACTCCATCAAACTCAGAATCACCAACTTTACTTTCTCCACAATAATCCAACCCTCAGAACCTCCTCCCGGAGTCAGAAGCGGCTGGTTTTCAAGGTTCAAGCTGCAAAGCTTCCTGCTGGA GTGGAACTGCCGAAAGAAGTTCCAAAATTTCAGCCCCCATTTCTGGGGTTCACTAGGACTGCTGAAATATGGAACTCCAGGACTTGCATGGTTGGTCTTATTGGCATCTTCATCGTTGAACTG ATTCTGAACAAGGGAATACTTCAGATAATTGGCGTAGAAGTTGGCAAGGGTCTTGATCTCCCCCTGTGA
- the LOC113694182 gene encoding uncharacterized protein isoform X2, producing the protein MPVRVPESSMPSQVSDDNAGNTTLPPCTLLSVGQAFSGTQNVSSLQKDEAWRVNVRILGCDLDHGYLCGTMEALNVPMADTPVITFWEGEIVDTKNYTFFTNKWGATSDDDIKHWTKFPSFSPLQSQVETDGGKSLDLSNYPYIFMRWKEQYFVNVGTDCGLTIAGFYYVCFSCSDGSVSGFYYDPNSSPFQKLELRSINEGRSGFSFSSYQLQ; encoded by the exons ATGCCGGTGAGAGTGCCCGAGTCTTCTATGCCGTCCCAAGTATCGG ATGATAATGCAGGAAATACTACACTTCCACCTTGTACCCTACTGAGTGTTGGCCAG GCTTTCTCTGGGACGCAGAATGTCTCAAGCCTACAGAAGGATGAAGCTTGGAGAGTAAATGTTCGAATTCTGGGTTGTGACCTTGATCATGGGTATTTATGTGGCACAATGGAGGCCCTTAATGTTCCTATGGCAGACACACCA GTGATTACTTTCTGGGAAGGCGAGATTGTTGATACCAAGAACTATACTTTTTTCACTAACAAGTGGGGTGCGAC TTCAGATGATGACATAAAGCACTGGACCAAATTCCCATCTTTCTCTCCCCTTCAG AGCCAAGTGGAAACTGATGGCGGGAAATCTTTGGATTTGAGTAACTATCCATACATATTTATG AGATGGAAAGAGCAGTACTTTGTGAATGTTGGAACGGACTGTGGACTTACAATTGCTGGTTTTTACTATGTTTGTTTCTCCTGCAGTGATGGGTCTGTTAGTGGCTTCTACTATGATCCTAACAGCAG TCCTTTCCAGAAGTTGGAATTGAGGTCCATTAACGAGGGCAGATCAGGATTCAGTTTTTCCTCATACCAGTTGCAATAA